One segment of Paraburkholderia sp. PGU19 DNA contains the following:
- the andAd gene encoding anthranilate 1,2-dioxygenase small subunit AndAd, translating into MEQMKLWFELNMLQNQYISNLDNNRLEAWPTLFTEDCLYEIVPKENADMGLPVGIIHCTNQKMLRDRVVSLRHANIFEEHTYRHMTSGLTITSDQDDVIETESSYVVVQTLANGESNVYQAGKYYDRVVRTAGGLRYQSKRVVYDTSRVQTLLATPI; encoded by the coding sequence ATGGAACAGATGAAGCTTTGGTTCGAATTGAACATGCTGCAGAACCAGTACATCAGCAATCTCGACAACAACAGGCTCGAAGCGTGGCCGACGCTCTTTACGGAAGACTGCCTGTACGAGATCGTGCCGAAAGAAAACGCGGATATGGGCTTGCCCGTCGGCATCATTCACTGCACGAACCAGAAGATGCTGCGCGATCGCGTCGTGTCGCTGCGTCACGCCAATATTTTCGAGGAGCACACCTACCGGCACATGACATCGGGCCTGACAATCACGAGCGACCAAGACGACGTGATCGAAACGGAAAGCAGCTATGTCGTGGTTCAGACGCTGGCGAACGGCGAGTCGAATGTGTATCAGGCTGGGAAGTACTACGACCGCGTCGTACGGACGGCGGGCGGGCTGCGCTACCAAAGCAAGCGGGTGGTGTACGACACGTCGCGCGTGCAGACACTGCTCGCAACGCCGATCTGA
- the andAa gene encoding anthranilate 1,2-dioxygenase system ferredoxin--NAD(+) reductase: MSNERHVIVGAGHAARRAAETLRAMNADVDIVMFGDEPHAPYDRPVLSKDALTSEEGERKAFIRQHDWYAAQRIDLRLSSAVVEIDRTRACVRLRDGSSVGYDRLLLATGSRVRRFSGPVDERVQLHYVRTLADARALRAVLSPGKRVAILGGGFIGLEVAAAATQAGCRATVVEPAPSLLQRALPQSVARHIAALHERNGVELRLGTMPAAIAYENGCASIQSDAGALSADVVVVGIGVVPNVELAEACGLEVRNGVVVDEQCRTSDPAIFAAGEVTMHVNPLLGRSVRIESWQVAENQPVVAADNMLGGRAIYAELPWLWSDQFDCNVQTLGIVEPQHRLVIRGDAVTGSFCVMALDDTSRMRAAIAVNAGREIGACRRLISAGVVMDEARLADSSVSLRSML; the protein is encoded by the coding sequence ATGTCGAATGAACGGCACGTGATAGTTGGCGCAGGGCATGCTGCGCGGCGCGCGGCGGAGACGCTGCGCGCAATGAACGCGGACGTGGACATCGTCATGTTCGGCGACGAGCCGCACGCGCCGTATGACCGCCCGGTATTGTCGAAGGATGCGCTGACCTCCGAAGAAGGCGAGCGGAAGGCTTTCATCCGGCAACATGACTGGTATGCGGCGCAGCGGATCGATTTGCGTCTGTCGTCTGCCGTCGTCGAAATCGACCGGACGCGGGCGTGCGTGCGGCTGCGCGACGGCAGTTCTGTCGGCTATGACAGGCTGCTGCTCGCGACGGGCTCGCGTGTGCGCCGGTTCAGCGGCCCTGTGGATGAACGCGTGCAACTGCACTATGTCCGCACGCTCGCCGACGCGCGGGCGTTGCGCGCCGTTCTTTCGCCGGGTAAGCGTGTTGCTATCCTCGGCGGCGGCTTTATCGGGCTCGAAGTGGCCGCGGCCGCGACTCAGGCGGGCTGCAGGGCGACGGTGGTCGAGCCTGCGCCGTCGCTGCTGCAACGCGCGCTGCCGCAGAGCGTCGCGCGACACATTGCGGCACTGCACGAGCGAAACGGCGTCGAACTGCGTCTCGGCACGATGCCGGCTGCCATCGCGTACGAGAACGGATGTGCATCCATCCAGAGCGATGCGGGCGCCCTCAGCGCGGATGTGGTCGTTGTCGGAATCGGCGTCGTGCCGAACGTCGAACTCGCGGAAGCCTGCGGGCTTGAAGTCCGCAACGGCGTCGTGGTCGATGAACAATGCCGTACCAGCGACCCCGCGATCTTCGCGGCAGGCGAAGTGACGATGCACGTCAATCCGTTGCTTGGCCGCAGCGTCAGGATCGAATCGTGGCAGGTGGCGGAGAACCAGCCCGTCGTCGCGGCGGACAACATGCTCGGCGGTCGCGCGATATACGCAGAGCTGCCCTGGCTCTGGTCCGATCAGTTCGACTGCAATGTGCAGACGCTGGGCATCGTGGAGCCACAGCACCGTCTCGTCATCCGTGGGGACGCTGTCACCGGTTCGTTCTGTGTCATGGCGCTGGACGACACGTCGCGGATGAGGGCGGCGATTGCCGTCAATGCGGGACGCGAAATCGGCGCGTGCAGGCGTTTGATTTCGGCAGGTGTCGTCATGGACGAAGCGCGGCTCGCGGATTCATCCGTTTCGCTGCGGTCGATGCTGTGA
- the andAb gene encoding anthranilate 1,2-dioxygenase ferredoxin subunit AndAb → MEAKIDSWQTIGTLDDFAEGEPAAVIAGDRQIAVFRIGDEVFALNDLCTHGHARLSEGYVEDGCVECPLHQGLIDIRTGAPRCAPITDAVRAFPIRIVEARVEVNVE, encoded by the coding sequence ATGGAAGCGAAGATTGATAGCTGGCAGACGATCGGCACGCTCGATGACTTTGCCGAAGGCGAGCCGGCAGCCGTGATCGCAGGCGATCGTCAGATTGCGGTGTTTCGTATCGGCGACGAAGTATTTGCGTTGAACGATCTCTGCACGCACGGACATGCGCGGCTTTCGGAAGGGTATGTAGAAGACGGCTGCGTCGAATGTCCGCTGCATCAGGGGCTGATCGACATCCGCACGGGTGCGCCGCGTTGCGCGCCCATCACGGACGCGGTGCGTGCTTTCCCGATCCGGATCGTCGAGGCGAGGGTGGAAGTCAATGTCGAATGA
- a CDS encoding CoA-acylating methylmalonate-semialdehyde dehydrogenase: protein MSEADKSAVRELNHFIDGRRTAGAGQRFGEVFDPAQGRVTARVPVATSAEVDAAVAAAKAAFPAWSETAPLKRARLMFKFKELLEAHADELAELITRDHGKLFEDAKGEVVRGIEIVEFACGIPQLLKTDFTDSVSGGIDNWNLRQPIGVAAGVTPFNFPMVVPCWMFVMAAACGNTFILKPSERTPSASIRLAELFIEAGFPKGVFNVVHGDKSVVDALIAHPDVAAMSVVGSTPVAEYIYSESAKRGKRVQALGSAKNHLVVMPDANLDQAVDALISSAYGSAGERCMATSVAVAVGSIGDELIERLAPRVRSLKIGGGMEPDLDMGPLISAAHRSKVTGYIEAGVAAGARLVVDGRGHTVPGHEAGFFLGGSLFDDVKPDMSIYREEIFGPVLSVVRVPDLASAIALVNAHELGNCVSLFTSDGAAARAFSRQIQIGMVGINIPSPVPPAWHSFGGWKRSLFGDHHAYGEEAVRFYTHYKSVMQRWPDSIATGAEFTMPVTK, encoded by the coding sequence ATGAGCGAAGCAGATAAAAGCGCTGTGCGCGAGTTGAATCATTTCATCGACGGTCGGCGCACCGCTGGTGCGGGCCAGCGGTTTGGCGAGGTATTCGATCCGGCGCAAGGCCGTGTAACGGCCCGGGTGCCCGTCGCAACATCCGCCGAAGTCGACGCCGCCGTCGCCGCCGCGAAAGCCGCGTTCCCGGCATGGAGCGAAACCGCGCCGCTCAAACGCGCCCGCTTGATGTTCAAGTTCAAGGAACTGCTCGAGGCGCACGCGGACGAACTCGCCGAACTCATCACGCGCGACCACGGCAAACTGTTTGAGGACGCGAAGGGCGAAGTGGTGCGCGGCATCGAAATCGTCGAATTTGCGTGTGGCATTCCGCAGCTGCTCAAGACAGACTTCACTGATTCCGTCAGCGGCGGCATCGACAACTGGAATCTGCGCCAACCCATCGGCGTGGCTGCCGGCGTCACACCGTTCAATTTTCCGATGGTGGTGCCGTGCTGGATGTTCGTGATGGCGGCCGCGTGCGGCAACACTTTCATTCTCAAACCTTCGGAACGCACGCCGTCAGCATCGATCCGGCTTGCCGAGTTGTTCATCGAGGCGGGCTTTCCCAAAGGCGTGTTCAATGTTGTGCATGGCGACAAGAGCGTCGTCGATGCGCTGATCGCACATCCCGATGTGGCCGCGATGTCTGTGGTTGGCTCGACACCCGTCGCTGAATACATCTACAGCGAAAGCGCAAAGCGCGGCAAGCGCGTGCAGGCGCTGGGCAGTGCGAAAAACCATCTGGTCGTGATGCCTGATGCCAATCTCGATCAAGCGGTCGATGCGCTGATCTCGTCAGCCTATGGTTCGGCAGGCGAGCGCTGCATGGCAACGTCCGTCGCGGTGGCAGTGGGCAGTATCGGCGATGAACTGATCGAGCGTCTCGCGCCGCGCGTGCGTTCGCTCAAGATAGGCGGCGGCATGGAGCCCGATCTGGACATGGGGCCGCTCATCAGCGCCGCGCATCGCAGCAAGGTAACGGGCTATATCGAGGCGGGCGTCGCCGCAGGCGCCAGGCTCGTCGTCGATGGCCGCGGCCATACCGTGCCAGGCCATGAAGCAGGCTTCTTTCTCGGCGGCTCGCTCTTCGACGACGTGAAGCCCGATATGAGCATCTATCGCGAAGAGATCTTCGGGCCGGTTCTGTCGGTTGTCCGCGTGCCCGATCTGGCCAGCGCGATCGCGCTCGTCAACGCACACGAACTGGGGAACTGCGTGTCGCTCTTCACATCCGACGGCGCCGCCGCACGCGCGTTCTCCCGGCAAATTCAGATTGGCATGGTGGGCATCAACATCCCGAGTCCGGTGCCGCCCGCGTGGCATTCGTTCGGAGGCTGGAAGCGGTCGCTGTTCGGCGATCATCACGCGTATGGCGAAGAGGCTGTGCGCTTTTACACGCACTACAAGAGCGTGATGCAGCGTTGGCCGGATAGCATCGCTACAGGCGCCGAATTCACGATGCCCGTGACGAAGTAA
- a CDS encoding MFS transporter: MRPFNGFLVLVGTLLTAAGYGGTFLLSMRFRYIGGNDVDTGLTLVGAMVGTFVGVPLVGWLSHHRIGAARMAALAALCVGMGVAGFALIERVSVLDAIPAFLVGLGWGAFYLAAPMSLAERTNDSDRGYWFLRFGTFQMAGIGGCPALAGVAIHSLHWSLSGVLYTVSGLCVVASVILEMFARLSPLSSVPPVQEQWWRGIGAIVRTRAMYPIIMVALGACVFSGLMTFQMSLVQGTHAQATTFFSLYAITVVTVRWAFARLVINLRRETATKVLLVMMVLGIAAMFAVPYHGSAHPAAAVLLGTGYGLAYPVIQTQAVNDSAAAHRRAALTWFVAAYFIGVFGFPSVGGWVLVHAGKDALLTLIALCGLTALTLAFLGDRGVSTRVLQKRSNRRAQAGRNWLRPLLSLRFFASAFLHISSNTQRATVSGRSMPHWADRMSAPE; the protein is encoded by the coding sequence ATGCGTCCATTCAACGGCTTTCTCGTTCTCGTCGGTACCCTGCTCACGGCGGCAGGGTACGGCGGGACCTTTCTTCTTTCGATGCGCTTCAGGTATATCGGCGGCAATGACGTCGACACCGGGCTCACGCTCGTGGGTGCGATGGTAGGCACCTTTGTCGGCGTTCCGCTGGTTGGCTGGCTTTCGCATCACCGCATCGGCGCGGCGCGGATGGCCGCGCTCGCGGCGTTATGCGTAGGCATGGGCGTCGCGGGTTTCGCACTGATCGAGCGCGTCAGCGTGCTCGATGCGATTCCGGCGTTTCTCGTGGGCTTGGGCTGGGGCGCGTTCTATCTCGCGGCGCCGATGTCGCTTGCCGAGCGAACCAATGATTCGGATCGGGGTTACTGGTTTCTACGCTTTGGCACTTTCCAGATGGCGGGAATTGGCGGCTGCCCGGCGCTGGCGGGCGTCGCCATACATTCGTTGCACTGGTCGCTCAGCGGTGTGCTCTATACGGTCAGCGGCCTTTGTGTGGTCGCGTCGGTGATACTGGAAATGTTCGCCCGGCTGTCGCCCCTTTCGTCCGTGCCACCCGTCCAGGAGCAATGGTGGCGTGGTATCGGCGCCATTGTGCGCACGCGTGCCATGTATCCGATCATCATGGTCGCGCTGGGCGCCTGCGTCTTCTCAGGCTTGATGACGTTTCAGATGTCGCTGGTGCAGGGAACGCATGCGCAGGCAACCACCTTCTTCAGCCTGTACGCGATCACCGTCGTGACCGTACGTTGGGCTTTCGCCCGGCTGGTCATCAATCTGCGCCGCGAAACTGCGACGAAGGTGCTGCTCGTCATGATGGTGCTGGGGATCGCAGCGATGTTCGCGGTGCCGTACCATGGATCGGCTCATCCAGCCGCCGCCGTTCTGCTTGGTACCGGATACGGGCTTGCCTATCCCGTCATCCAGACCCAGGCGGTCAACGATTCCGCCGCCGCGCATCGTCGCGCCGCACTGACATGGTTCGTTGCGGCGTACTTCATCGGGGTCTTCGGCTTTCCGTCTGTGGGCGGGTGGGTATTGGTGCACGCGGGCAAGGACGCGCTACTGACACTGATCGCGTTATGCGGCCTGACGGCTCTCACGCTCGCATTCCTGGGCGACCGGGGCGTGTCGACGCGCGTTCTGCAAAAGCGTAGCAACCGCCGCGCTCAAGCAGGGCGCAACTGGTTGCGTCCGTTGCTGTCTTTGCGCTTCTTCGCCTCGGCTTTCTTGCACATATCGAGCAATACCCAACGCGCAACGGTCTCCGGACGATCCATGCCGCACTGGGCAGACCGGATGTCCGCACCTGAATAG